The genome window GCAGTTCAATCCAGATCAATACCGGCCGGCGCGGCCCGTCCACACTGGATATTCAGAGCGACCCACGAGGAGAACATGATGATCGGCAATGAGAACGGTTTCAGCACCCCGCCCGGCAGCAGCGGCAGGGGGCAAAGCGCGGACGATGAAGAGGCCATCGGCCAATTCGCCGCTCCCGGCGCAGACGACAATATGATCGAGAGCGCGTCCGTCGCGGACGTGCCCGACGCCTTGAGCGGCGTCAGCATGGAATTGCTGGAAATCAAGCGCAGCATCGAAGACGGCATGCGCCAGGGCCTGGCTCAGGCGGCCGGCGTGCGCGCCGCCGATGCCTTCAGCGACGGCGGCAATATCCAGGGCGTGTCCATCGGCCTGGGCGAGGGCGCCAGCGACAGCTCGTCCGGCGAACCGGGCTTGCCGGCCCTGACCCTGTACGTGGCCGAACCGACGTCCGTCGATCGCGCCAAGGCCGCCATCGTGGGGGCCATGGGCGTGCGCGCCGTGGCCAGCGACCGGGTGCCCGTGAATATCGTCGTCACGGGCGTGATCGACGCGCAACCGCACCGTTTCCGCTTGCGTCCGGCGCCGGGCGGCGTGTCGGTCGGGCATTTCCGCATCACGGCCGGCACCATCGGCTGCCTGGCCGTGGGGCGCAGCGCGCCGCGCAACAGCCGTTTGATGATTCTTAGCAATAATCATGTGCTGGCCAATTCCAACGGCGGCGTGTTCAACGACTGCATCGTGCAGCCTGGCCCCATCGATGGCGGGCGCTGTCCGCAAGACCAGGTGGCCGTGCTCGAGCGCTTCGTGCCCA of Janthinobacterium sp. PAMC25594 contains these proteins:
- a CDS encoding S1 family peptidase, producing the protein MMIGNENGFSTPPGSSGRGQSADDEEAIGQFAAPGADDNMIESASVADVPDALSGVSMELLEIKRSIEDGMRQGLAQAAGVRAADAFSDGGNIQGVSIGLGEGASDSSSGEPGLPALTLYVAEPTSVDRAKAAIVGAMGVRAVASDRVPVNIVVTGVIDAQPHRFRLRPAPGGVSVGHFRITAGTIGCLAVGRSAPRNSRLMILSNNHVLANSNGGVFNDCIVQPGPIDGGRCPQDQVAVLERFVPINFGGGVNFVDCATGWAWPDRVRPELVYLSGGVPAYFRISNALVAPALGMLVGKSGRTTQLTQGRITGLGATINVNYGGGRIALFQDQIAITGVSGAFSAGGDSGSSIWTWNQQRNPVGLLFAGGGNITFANQMRRVVVALDINLYT